In one Gossypium hirsutum isolate 1008001.06 chromosome D09, Gossypium_hirsutum_v2.1, whole genome shotgun sequence genomic region, the following are encoded:
- the LOC107944413 gene encoding 2-hydroxy-6-oxononadienedioate/2-hydroxy-6-oxononatrienedioate hydrolase isoform X1 yields MAALRLGSLPPTTLTGITVTKKCERFNGGFKVVGDGGGDNGFPPFLPKEIEKIKDPFARNLARRIKRLPVQIGCSESYIMSSCVQPLAQTDANPVALLHCFDSSCLEWRRAYPLLEESGLEAWALDILGWGFSDLGRLPPCNVASKRYHFYQLWKSYIKRPMVLVGPSLGAAVAIDFAVNYPEAVEKLVLINPSVYAEGTGNLAKLPKVVAYAGVSLLKTFPLRLYANLLAFDGIPLSKSLDWTNVGRLHCHMPWWKDATVNFMVSGGYNVVSKIKQVKQKTLIICGENDKIVSNQLAMRLRFELPNASMQRLPDCGHLCHVDKPRNVVKLIADFARAK; encoded by the exons ATGGCGGCTCTGAGACTGGGTTCACTTCCACCAACAACATTAACAGGAATCACAGTAACAAAGAAATGTGAAAGATTCAATGGTGGATTTAAGGTGGTCGGTGACGGTGGTGGCGACAATGGGTTCCCTCCATTTCTTCCCAAAGAGATTGAAAAAATCAAAGACCCTTTTGCAAGAAATTTAGCTAGGAGAATAAAAAGACTCCCAgttcag ATTGGATGTTCTGAAAGTTATATAATGAGTAGTTGTGTACAACCACTAGCACAAACCGATGCCAATCCGGTTGCACTTCTCCATTGCTTTGATAG TTCTTGTTTAGAATGGAGGCGTGCTTATCCGCTGCTGGAAGAATCCGGTTTGGAAGCATGGGCTCTCGATATTCTCGGCTGGGGTTTCTCTGATTTAG GAAGGCTTCCACCTTGTAATGTAGCATCAAAGCGTTACCACTTTTATCAG cTTTGGAAGTCGTACATCAAAAGGCCAATGGTTTTAGTCGGACCAAGTCTCGGTGCTGCTGTTGCAATCGATTTTGCAGTAAATTATCCCGAAGCT GTTGAAAAGTTGGTTTTGATCAATCCGAGTGTTTATGCAGAAGGCACGGGAAACCTTGCAAAGTTACCgaaagtagtagcttatgctgGG GTTTCATTACTAAAAACATTCCCCTTACGCCTTTATGCTAATCTATTAGCTTTTGATGGCATTCCATTATCCAAGAGCTTAGACTGGACAAAT GTTGGTCGGTTACATTGCCACATGCCTTGGTGGAAAGACGCGACTGTTAATTTTATGGTTAGTGGAGGGTACAATGTAGTGTCCAAAATAAAGCAG GTGAAACAGAAAACACTGATCATCTGCGGCGAGAATGATAAGATAGTTAGCAACCAACTGGCGATG AGACTGCGTTTCGAGCTTCCGAATGCAAGCATGCAACGATTGCCGGATTGCGGTCACCTTTGTCATGTCGATAAGCCTCGGAATGTTGTGAAGTTGATTGCGGATTTTGCTCGAGCCAAATAA
- the LOC107944413 gene encoding uncharacterized protein isoform X2, producing MAALRLGSLPPTTLTGITVTKKCERFNGGFKVVGDGGGDNGFPPFLPKEIEKIKDPFARNLARRIKRLPVQIGCSESYIMSSCVQPLAQTDANPVALLHCFDSSCLEWRRAYPLLEESGLEAWALDILGWGFSDLGRLPPCNVASKRYHFYQLWKSYIKRPMVLVGPSLGAAVAIDFAVNYPEAVSLLKTFPLRLYANLLAFDGIPLSKSLDWTNVGRLHCHMPWWKDATVNFMVSGGYNVVSKIKQVKQKTLIICGENDKIVSNQLAMRLRFELPNASMQRLPDCGHLCHVDKPRNVVKLIADFARAK from the exons ATGGCGGCTCTGAGACTGGGTTCACTTCCACCAACAACATTAACAGGAATCACAGTAACAAAGAAATGTGAAAGATTCAATGGTGGATTTAAGGTGGTCGGTGACGGTGGTGGCGACAATGGGTTCCCTCCATTTCTTCCCAAAGAGATTGAAAAAATCAAAGACCCTTTTGCAAGAAATTTAGCTAGGAGAATAAAAAGACTCCCAgttcag ATTGGATGTTCTGAAAGTTATATAATGAGTAGTTGTGTACAACCACTAGCACAAACCGATGCCAATCCGGTTGCACTTCTCCATTGCTTTGATAG TTCTTGTTTAGAATGGAGGCGTGCTTATCCGCTGCTGGAAGAATCCGGTTTGGAAGCATGGGCTCTCGATATTCTCGGCTGGGGTTTCTCTGATTTAG GAAGGCTTCCACCTTGTAATGTAGCATCAAAGCGTTACCACTTTTATCAG cTTTGGAAGTCGTACATCAAAAGGCCAATGGTTTTAGTCGGACCAAGTCTCGGTGCTGCTGTTGCAATCGATTTTGCAGTAAATTATCCCGAAGCT GTTTCATTACTAAAAACATTCCCCTTACGCCTTTATGCTAATCTATTAGCTTTTGATGGCATTCCATTATCCAAGAGCTTAGACTGGACAAAT GTTGGTCGGTTACATTGCCACATGCCTTGGTGGAAAGACGCGACTGTTAATTTTATGGTTAGTGGAGGGTACAATGTAGTGTCCAAAATAAAGCAG GTGAAACAGAAAACACTGATCATCTGCGGCGAGAATGATAAGATAGTTAGCAACCAACTGGCGATG AGACTGCGTTTCGAGCTTCCGAATGCAAGCATGCAACGATTGCCGGATTGCGGTCACCTTTGTCATGTCGATAAGCCTCGGAATGTTGTGAAGTTGATTGCGGATTTTGCTCGAGCCAAATAA